In Methylacidiphilum infernorum V4, a single window of DNA contains:
- the acnA gene encoding aconitate hydratase AcnA — protein sequence MNSFFNLSSVLKTFSLPGSRTSFSYVSLPEFGKLFFPQLERLPISLRIIFESVLRNYFEKKASKEDVEKFFSWPRVSKEEIPFYVGRILLQDFTGVPLLVDLAALRDAVHKGGKDPKQVEPLIPVDLVVDHSVQVDVFGLDKALEYNLKKELERNIQRYSFLKWAQSAFSRLRIFPPGVGICHQVNLEYLAQGILSQQRDNSLLLYPDSVLGTDSHTTMINGLGIVGWGVGGIEAEAAMLGEAYYMSIPEVVGVRLLGSLREGVMATDLVLTLTEKLRKEGVVGKIVEFFGPAVRSLSVPDRATVANMAPEYGATMGFFPVDDQVLLYFQQTGREKNLVSLVEHFYKAQHLFGFSTELDDRLYSQVVELHLDTIEPSVAGPRRPQDRLSLPELPQKFVSLLTQPPSEQGYGREPEKIEKRYRVSPYPFLKEPKGRWEEIGDGSVVIAAITSCTNTSNPLAMIGAGLLAKKAVLRGLKVPGYVKTSLAPGSRVVEDYLLKSGLQEYLDRLGFQIVGFGCTTCIGNSGPLSEEIEQLIKDKELVVASVLSGNRNFEARIHPFVKANFLMSPPLVVAFALAGTVLKNLWAEPLGIDREGKEVFLKDIWPSSEEIREVLACAVSPEAFKRLYSEFIEKNLFWEAIDYQTAVLYAWDPSNTYIQYPPFFEESLKGDLRQPVPILGARALCILGDSITTDHISPAGTIPLKSPAGSYLSSLGVPFKDFNSYGSRRGNHHVMIRGTFGNVRLKNLMVKGKEGGYTRHMPDGKEMSIYDAAMLYQEEKVPLIVLAGKEYGSGSSRDWAAKGTRLLGVRAVIAESFERIHRSNLIGMGVLPLEFEKGQNVATLRIDGTELFSIPQTTDWIRPGQRVSLEIKRTDGSVEKVFLLCRIDNEAEYNYYVHGGILPYILDRFLHNLPEH from the coding sequence ATGAATTCTTTTTTTAATCTTTCTTCAGTTTTAAAAACTTTTTCTCTTCCCGGATCCAGAACCTCTTTTTCCTATGTTAGTCTTCCCGAGTTTGGAAAACTTTTTTTCCCTCAATTGGAGAGGCTGCCTATTTCGTTGCGGATTATTTTTGAATCCGTTTTGCGTAATTACTTTGAAAAAAAAGCGAGCAAAGAAGATGTTGAAAAGTTTTTTTCCTGGCCACGGGTTTCCAAAGAAGAGATTCCTTTTTATGTAGGAAGAATATTGCTTCAAGATTTTACCGGTGTACCTCTTTTAGTGGATTTGGCGGCACTCCGGGATGCGGTCCATAAGGGAGGAAAAGATCCCAAACAGGTGGAACCGCTTATTCCTGTCGATCTTGTTGTTGATCATTCTGTCCAAGTCGATGTCTTTGGGTTAGACAAAGCCCTTGAGTATAATTTAAAAAAGGAACTCGAAAGAAATATCCAAAGATATTCTTTTTTAAAATGGGCGCAATCGGCTTTTTCTCGTCTAAGAATTTTCCCTCCCGGAGTAGGGATATGTCATCAAGTAAACCTTGAATATTTAGCGCAGGGAATATTAAGCCAACAAAGGGATAACTCCCTCTTGCTTTATCCTGATTCTGTCCTTGGCACAGACTCTCATACGACAATGATCAATGGTCTTGGAATCGTGGGTTGGGGAGTAGGGGGCATAGAAGCCGAGGCGGCCATGCTTGGAGAGGCCTATTATATGTCCATACCTGAAGTGGTCGGGGTGAGGTTGCTCGGATCCCTTCGGGAAGGGGTAATGGCTACAGATTTGGTTCTTACGTTGACAGAGAAATTAAGAAAAGAAGGAGTAGTGGGCAAGATCGTCGAGTTTTTTGGACCAGCGGTCCGTTCATTGTCCGTTCCCGATAGAGCCACCGTAGCAAACATGGCTCCGGAGTATGGGGCAACAATGGGCTTTTTCCCAGTAGATGATCAGGTGCTTTTATACTTTCAACAAACGGGAAGGGAAAAAAATTTAGTTTCCTTAGTTGAACATTTTTATAAAGCTCAGCATCTTTTTGGGTTTTCAACAGAACTTGACGATAGACTCTATTCGCAGGTAGTTGAACTTCACTTGGATACTATCGAACCTTCTGTGGCTGGTCCCAGAAGACCCCAAGATCGGCTTTCCCTGCCAGAACTACCGCAAAAATTTGTCTCCTTGCTTACTCAACCCCCTTCTGAACAGGGATATGGGAGAGAACCGGAAAAAATTGAAAAAAGATATCGAGTGAGTCCTTATCCCTTTTTAAAAGAGCCAAAAGGCCGATGGGAAGAAATTGGAGACGGCTCCGTGGTCATAGCGGCTATTACGAGTTGCACGAATACATCCAATCCGTTGGCTATGATTGGAGCCGGCTTATTGGCCAAAAAAGCCGTGCTTAGGGGATTAAAAGTCCCCGGATACGTGAAGACCTCCCTGGCCCCGGGTTCTAGGGTTGTAGAAGATTATCTGTTAAAAAGCGGACTTCAAGAATATCTTGATCGGTTGGGCTTCCAAATCGTTGGTTTTGGATGTACAACTTGCATTGGTAATAGCGGTCCACTCTCGGAAGAGATTGAACAACTGATCAAGGATAAAGAGCTTGTTGTTGCCAGTGTTCTTTCAGGAAATAGAAATTTTGAAGCCCGGATTCATCCGTTTGTCAAGGCGAACTTCCTTATGTCTCCCCCGCTCGTTGTTGCTTTTGCCCTTGCTGGAACAGTGCTTAAAAACCTTTGGGCAGAACCGTTGGGTATAGATCGGGAAGGGAAAGAGGTTTTCTTAAAAGATATTTGGCCTTCATCCGAGGAGATACGCGAGGTTTTGGCCTGTGCGGTTAGTCCTGAAGCTTTCAAAAGGCTATACTCCGAATTTATCGAAAAGAACCTGTTCTGGGAGGCCATAGATTATCAAACAGCCGTTCTCTACGCTTGGGATCCTTCTAATACCTATATCCAGTATCCCCCCTTTTTCGAGGAAAGCCTCAAGGGCGACCTTCGCCAGCCTGTCCCTATATTAGGGGCTAGAGCTTTGTGTATTTTAGGTGATTCCATCACCACCGATCATATTTCGCCAGCCGGGACAATACCTCTAAAATCTCCTGCGGGGAGTTATCTTTCCAGCTTGGGGGTTCCCTTTAAGGACTTCAACAGTTACGGTTCCCGTAGAGGCAACCACCACGTTATGATTAGGGGAACTTTTGGTAATGTACGGCTGAAAAACTTGATGGTTAAAGGTAAAGAAGGGGGCTATACCCGACATATGCCCGATGGGAAAGAGATGTCTATCTATGATGCCGCTATGCTTTATCAAGAAGAGAAAGTCCCGTTGATCGTGCTTGCCGGCAAGGAGTATGGTTCGGGAAGTTCCAGAGATTGGGCGGCTAAAGGAACAAGGCTTTTGGGAGTAAGGGCGGTTATTGCGGAGAGCTTTGAAAGGATTCATAGAAGTAATTTGATTGGGATGGGAGTGTTGCCCCTTGAGTTTGAAAAAGGGCAAAATGTTGCCACCTTGCGAATAGACGGAACGGAGCTATTTTCAATACCGCAGACGACGGATTGGATTAGACCTGGACAGAGAGTATCGCTGGAGATAAAAAGAACGGATGGTTCAGTTGAGAAGGTTTTCTTGCTATGCCGGATAGATAATGAAGCTGAATATAATTATTACGTTCATGGCGGTATTTTACCTTACATATTGGACCGGTTCTTACACAATCTCCCTGAGCACTGA
- a CDS encoding alpha/beta hydrolase — MKIGFYGLGPASFPYVNYSLVQLNDFKLAAVFPPVSLLGLFSIARSIEKRNNPLVVFGYSRGAIAALRLCRILLQRQIKIRFLYLIDPISYYGQLLRIPSNVEQGFACFQRNGARTPILFGRFGKGIAKYVFTNTHQANRFITEQVNLLKNSRPALHEDMVYYSFFEATIPLLSVLREIV; from the coding sequence ATGAAAATCGGTTTTTATGGACTTGGGCCAGCCTCTTTTCCCTATGTCAATTATAGCCTTGTTCAGTTAAATGACTTCAAGCTGGCTGCCGTCTTTCCTCCGGTATCTTTACTTGGTCTTTTTTCTATTGCCCGTAGCATTGAAAAAAGGAACAATCCGCTTGTTGTATTTGGCTATAGCCGAGGGGCTATTGCCGCACTGAGGCTATGTAGAATACTTTTACAGAGACAAATTAAAATTCGTTTTCTTTACCTCATAGATCCAATCTCTTATTATGGGCAGCTGCTTCGGATTCCAAGTAATGTAGAACAAGGCTTTGCTTGTTTCCAAAGGAACGGAGCAAGAACCCCAATTCTTTTCGGTCGATTTGGTAAGGGTATTGCAAAATATGTCTTCACAAATACCCACCAGGCAAATCGCTTTATTACAGAACAAGTCAACTTACTTAAAAATTCCCGACCGGCATTGCATGAAGACATGGTTTATTATTCTTTTTTTGAGGCCACAATCCCTCTCCTTTCAGTGCTCAGGGAGATTGTGTAA
- a CDS encoding peptide ABC transporter substrate-binding protein, which produces MISFPFLPGCRSQSSASRIVIVNGPEPESLDPQVITGQLEGRIVKALFEGLTAWNAKGEIIPGVAEKWDCLENGTLYRFYLRKTFWSNGKPVVADDFVLSWKRALDPMQGSRYADLLFWIRGAKEYNEGKIKDFSSVGIKAAGDSILEIKLNCPIPFFPQLVAQPVFFPLPIDTIKIHGENWIKAGNMVCNGPYLLEEWKINDRIILKKNPNYWSQATIKTKELVLLTTSKASTAFNLFFCGIADIILDKGLVPTFFIDTISHKPYFHSSPILATYFYRINTQRKPLNDSRIRRALAMAIDKSRIVKIITRGGELPAGSITPPGIAGYISPPGLPYNPDQARSLFSEAGYPGGKGFPPLSILYNSGELNEQIATEIQAMWRQNLGIQVGLRNQEWKVYLNSLASLDFDIARSSWVGDYADPTTFLNLFTKSSPNNETGWSNDRYEALLHKAEETVDPVVRFQVLHEGETILVEEELPIIPIYFYSGILLYDPDKIGGIEPNLLDEHPLSKLFLKNHPTP; this is translated from the coding sequence TTGATCAGTTTTCCTTTTCTTCCGGGTTGCCGATCTCAATCCTCGGCCTCCCGCATAGTTATCGTCAACGGGCCTGAGCCCGAATCATTGGATCCCCAAGTCATTACCGGCCAACTGGAGGGAAGAATAGTCAAAGCCCTGTTTGAGGGACTGACGGCGTGGAATGCCAAAGGAGAGATCATCCCCGGAGTCGCAGAAAAGTGGGACTGTTTGGAAAATGGCACCTTGTACCGGTTTTATTTAAGAAAGACTTTTTGGAGTAACGGCAAACCGGTAGTAGCCGATGACTTTGTCCTTTCCTGGAAAAGAGCCCTTGATCCTATGCAGGGATCAAGATATGCCGATCTATTGTTTTGGATCAGGGGAGCTAAAGAGTACAACGAGGGAAAAATCAAAGATTTTTCTTCCGTGGGCATCAAGGCCGCTGGAGATTCTATATTGGAAATAAAACTCAACTGCCCAATCCCCTTTTTTCCCCAGCTGGTTGCCCAGCCGGTCTTCTTTCCCTTACCCATAGATACTATCAAAATCCATGGAGAAAATTGGATAAAGGCCGGCAACATGGTTTGCAATGGGCCCTATCTTCTCGAAGAATGGAAAATCAATGACCGGATCATCCTGAAAAAAAACCCCAACTACTGGAGCCAAGCCACGATCAAAACCAAGGAGTTGGTTTTGCTGACCACCTCGAAAGCCTCGACAGCTTTCAACCTTTTCTTTTGCGGCATTGCCGATATCATCCTTGACAAGGGCCTTGTTCCCACTTTTTTCATCGATACGATCAGCCATAAGCCCTATTTTCACAGTTCCCCTATTTTGGCTACCTATTTCTATAGAATTAACACCCAGCGAAAACCTCTCAATGACAGCCGCATCCGTCGTGCCCTAGCCATGGCCATTGATAAATCTCGGATTGTAAAAATCATTACCCGGGGAGGAGAGCTTCCCGCCGGATCTATTACTCCTCCCGGGATTGCCGGTTACATATCCCCTCCTGGACTACCTTACAATCCCGATCAGGCCCGTAGCCTTTTTTCCGAAGCAGGATATCCTGGCGGTAAAGGGTTCCCTCCCCTTTCGATCCTCTATAATTCAGGTGAATTAAATGAACAGATCGCCACGGAAATTCAAGCCATGTGGCGGCAAAATTTAGGGATCCAGGTGGGCTTGAGAAACCAAGAATGGAAGGTCTATCTTAACTCCCTTGCTTCGCTAGATTTTGATATTGCCCGATCGAGTTGGGTAGGTGACTATGCTGATCCGACAACTTTTCTTAATCTTTTTACAAAATCTTCCCCAAATAACGAGACGGGATGGTCTAATGATCGCTACGAAGCTCTTCTGCATAAAGCCGAGGAAACAGTCGATCCGGTGGTGCGATTCCAAGTCCTCCATGAAGGGGAAACAATCCTGGTCGAAGAGGAACTTCCTATCATTCCTATCTACTTTTATTCAGGTATTCTCCTCTACGATCCAGACAAGATCGGAGGGATAGAGCCTAATCTTCTTGATGAACATCCCCTTTCAAAGTTATTTCTTAAAAATCACCCCACCCCATGA
- the secG gene encoding preprotein translocase subunit SecG, which translates to MLNFIIGFFLFFYILVCILLVFVILMQRSKQEGLGAAFGSAVTDTLFGAHTSSILIKITVWLAALFFFLSLLLDFLNAHRVNKQTLIQQKLHKADVEQKQLPPARK; encoded by the coding sequence ATGCTTAATTTCATTATAGGCTTTTTTCTTTTCTTTTATATTCTAGTCTGCATCTTACTTGTTTTTGTTATCCTGATGCAAAGGAGCAAGCAGGAAGGCTTGGGGGCAGCTTTTGGCAGTGCGGTAACCGATACTCTCTTTGGAGCTCATACTTCTTCCATATTGATCAAAATAACGGTGTGGCTTGCAGCCTTATTCTTTTTCCTTTCTCTTTTGCTTGATTTTTTAAACGCACACCGGGTCAATAAGCAAACCCTCATCCAACAAAAGCTGCATAAGGCTGATGTGGAGCAAAAACAACTGCCTCCGGCACGAAAGTGA
- the tpiA gene encoding triose-phosphate isomerase translates to MRPVNIRKKIIAGNWKMNKTVSEAKAFMQVLLKELEEYSASDVVVCPPFTALQSVSDLLNQSASQVRLGAQNLFPASHGAYTGEISPWMLREFFCHYVIVGHSERRIHLGETDIFINKKVKAALSASLHPILCIGENFDERQQGLWKEKISTQLQLGLKEVEEQKLADCIIAYEPIWAIGTGKNATPEQAQEVHHFIREEITRLFSFQSAQKVRIQYGGSVTAENAQDLLLCPDVDGLLIGGASLDVRSFCSIILNSKF, encoded by the coding sequence ATGAGACCCGTGAACATCCGCAAAAAGATAATAGCCGGAAACTGGAAAATGAACAAAACGGTTTCCGAGGCAAAAGCTTTTATGCAGGTCCTCTTAAAAGAGTTAGAGGAATATTCTGCTTCAGATGTTGTCGTTTGTCCTCCTTTTACGGCTCTTCAATCGGTAAGTGATCTGCTTAACCAATCCGCCTCCCAGGTTCGATTAGGGGCCCAAAATCTCTTCCCGGCTTCTCATGGTGCCTATACAGGAGAAATATCCCCTTGGATGCTGAGAGAATTTTTTTGTCATTATGTTATCGTCGGTCACTCCGAAAGAAGGATCCATCTTGGAGAAACCGATATATTCATCAACAAGAAAGTCAAAGCCGCCCTCTCTGCTTCACTTCATCCTATCCTTTGTATTGGAGAAAATTTTGATGAACGCCAACAGGGACTATGGAAAGAAAAGATAAGCACCCAGCTCCAGCTCGGATTAAAAGAAGTAGAAGAACAGAAACTTGCCGATTGTATCATTGCCTATGAACCTATCTGGGCTATCGGCACAGGTAAAAATGCTACACCGGAACAGGCCCAGGAAGTTCATCATTTTATTAGGGAAGAAATAACGAGGCTTTTTTCTTTTCAATCCGCCCAGAAAGTACGCATTCAATATGGCGGAAGTGTAACGGCCGAAAATGCCCAAGATCTTCTTCTCTGTCCTGATGTTGATGGGTTGCTTATTGGAGGAGCAAGTCTTGACGTTCGTTCTTTTTGTTCAATAATATTAAACAGCAAGTTTTAA